A part of Lactobacillus sp. ESL0700 genomic DNA contains:
- a CDS encoding heavy metal translocating P-type ATPase: protein MSLRRQWKFILVLIAGVIGLICQFVLKTKSLFQIGSLQFPIQTILIDIIGVMMVISLLMEIVDDFKTGRYGVDILAVIAVVSTILIGDQWAEWMILVMMTGGETLEDYATGQADKELRSLLSNSPSIANKIVNDKLVSVDVEQLKPGDHVLIKPGEQVPVDGTVVKGSSSFDQSSLTGESVPVDKQLGDELMSGSINGSDAVEMSVTKKASDSEYQTIVSLVKSSQAQPAKFVKMADRYAVPFTIISLVIGIGAWIHSGNPVNFAEVMVVASPCPLLIAAPVALVSGMSSMSKHHIIVKSGPTLEKLATAKTFAFDKTGTLTENQLVIDAIVPSPDSNFDEKTLQSYAASVEQQSSHIIANSLVNVTNKQLIKPATDIKETTSEGISGNVEDHIVKVGKLCYVAPDKKISAVNSTAVYVSIDNQYAGYITFKDQLRPESATTVARLKRQGGEHIMMLTGDHKDVADKIGKEVGVDDIRSELLPAQKIQAIKEVPQANRPVVMTGDGVNDAPSLTAADVGIAMGAKGASAASESADAVIMVNDLSKVNDAVAISKHTMKVANVDVLTAISIVIIIELIAFTGVIPAFWGAILQECVDMISISLALLAKTQPKNPKQTGLVADK from the coding sequence ATGAGCTTAAGACGACAATGGAAATTTATCCTTGTATTAATTGCTGGTGTAATTGGTCTTATCTGTCAATTTGTTTTAAAAACCAAAAGTTTATTTCAAATTGGCAGTTTGCAATTTCCCATTCAAACAATTTTAATCGATATTATCGGTGTCATGATGGTGATTTCCTTATTAATGGAAATTGTCGACGACTTTAAGACTGGGCGCTACGGCGTTGACATTCTCGCCGTAATTGCTGTTGTTTCGACCATTTTAATTGGTGATCAATGGGCCGAGTGGATGATTTTAGTCATGATGACTGGTGGCGAAACACTGGAAGATTACGCAACGGGACAAGCTGACAAAGAACTACGCTCGCTGTTAAGCAACTCGCCAAGTATTGCTAACAAGATTGTTAATGACAAACTTGTTTCTGTCGATGTTGAACAACTAAAACCTGGTGATCATGTTTTAATCAAGCCTGGTGAACAAGTTCCCGTTGACGGTACGGTGGTTAAGGGCTCGTCCAGCTTTGATCAATCCTCATTGACTGGTGAATCTGTTCCCGTTGATAAACAACTCGGTGACGAGTTAATGTCGGGATCAATTAATGGTAGTGATGCTGTCGAGATGAGTGTTACTAAGAAGGCGAGCGATTCTGAATACCAAACGATTGTCTCTTTAGTCAAGTCTTCGCAAGCGCAACCTGCAAAATTTGTCAAAATGGCTGACCGCTATGCTGTTCCATTTACTATTATTTCCTTAGTAATCGGGATTGGCGCTTGGATCCATTCAGGAAATCCTGTCAACTTTGCGGAAGTTATGGTTGTAGCTTCCCCATGTCCGTTATTAATCGCAGCGCCCGTTGCCCTAGTTTCCGGCATGAGTTCAATGTCCAAGCACCATATCATTGTCAAATCAGGCCCAACTTTAGAAAAATTGGCTACAGCCAAGACTTTTGCCTTCGATAAAACCGGTACTTTAACAGAAAATCAATTAGTTATTGACGCAATTGTTCCTTCTCCTGATAGTAATTTTGACGAAAAAACTTTACAAAGTTATGCAGCTAGTGTCGAACAACAATCAAGCCATATCATTGCTAATTCATTAGTTAACGTAACAAACAAGCAGCTCATTAAACCTGCAACTGATATTAAGGAAACAACTAGTGAAGGAATCAGCGGCAACGTTGAAGATCACATTGTTAAAGTTGGTAAATTATGTTATGTTGCTCCTGATAAAAAAATTAGTGCGGTTAATTCTACTGCCGTTTACGTTTCAATTGATAATCAATATGCAGGTTATATCACTTTTAAAGATCAATTACGACCAGAAAGTGCAACAACAGTTGCCCGTCTAAAGCGGCAAGGTGGCGAGCACATTATGATGCTTACTGGCGACCATAAAGACGTTGCCGACAAGATTGGTAAAGAAGTCGGCGTAGACGATATTCGTTCCGAACTTTTGCCCGCACAAAAAATCCAGGCAATTAAAGAAGTCCCACAAGCAAATCGGCCTGTTGTCATGACTGGCGATGGCGTTAATGATGCTCCGAGCTTAACCGCGGCTGATGTTGGTATTGCAATGGGCGCTAAAGGTGCCTCTGCTGCTAGTGAGAGTGCTGATGCCGTCATTATGGTTAACGACTTATCCAAAGTTAACGATGCCGTTGCAATTTCTAAGCATACAATGAAAGTAGCTAATGTTGACGTTTTAACAGCGATTAGTATTGTGATCATTATTGAACTAATTGCCTTCACCGGTGTTATTCCAGCATTCTGGGGCGCCATTCTGCAGGAATGCGTTGACATGATTTCAATTAGTTTAGCTTTATTGGCCAAAACCCAGCCTAAAAATCCTAAGCAAACAGGTTTAGTTGCAGATAAATAA
- a CDS encoding cation:proton antiporter yields the protein MTFLGELILILFSSIILGQIFTRLKMPTVIGQLLSGILLGPALLNWIKPDNLISLFSQFGIILLMFLAGLESNLELLKKYFKLSFTIATTGVILPITFIGLASYLFGMSILEATFIGIVFSATSVSISVVVLQEQGQLHSRAGTAILGAAIFDDILAVVVLSLFTAFSHSGENSGPTTNIFLNFALEIGYFGFIWLIYRLTPKLMQLTSKMTVNHASDIAALSLVLMLAWTADYVGLSDVIGAFFGGLALRQTPQHQKIQRSIDTIGYAIFIPVFFTNIGLAITFASFKQDLVFISVLTILAIISKFWAGKYSSKLFGFSKNEGNIVGAGMISRGEVALIVAQLGQSIHLISQDIYSSIIVVIIITTILSPFILNYFIQNNQ from the coding sequence ATGACTTTTTTAGGAGAATTAATTTTAATCTTATTTAGTTCCATTATTTTGGGACAAATATTTACACGATTAAAGATGCCTACAGTGATTGGACAATTACTTTCGGGGATTTTACTTGGGCCAGCCTTACTTAATTGGATCAAACCAGACAATTTAATCAGTCTTTTTTCACAATTCGGGATAATTTTATTAATGTTTTTAGCCGGATTAGAAAGTAATCTTGAACTACTTAAAAAATATTTCAAATTAAGTTTCACTATCGCTACGACTGGAGTAATTTTGCCAATCACATTTATTGGACTTGCTAGTTATCTATTCGGAATGTCCATACTAGAAGCTACTTTTATTGGCATTGTTTTCTCTGCTACCAGCGTCTCGATCTCTGTAGTTGTCCTACAAGAACAAGGTCAGCTGCACAGTCGTGCTGGGACAGCTATTTTAGGTGCAGCTATTTTTGACGATATTTTAGCAGTAGTTGTGCTTAGTCTTTTTACCGCATTCAGCCATTCAGGAGAAAATAGTGGTCCTACTACTAATATTTTCCTGAATTTTGCTTTGGAAATTGGATACTTTGGCTTCATCTGGTTAATTTATCGGCTAACACCAAAATTAATGCAACTCACTAGCAAAATGACAGTGAATCATGCAAGCGATATTGCGGCATTAAGTCTTGTTCTAATGCTTGCTTGGACTGCCGATTATGTAGGATTATCAGATGTAATTGGTGCTTTCTTTGGCGGACTTGCTCTTAGACAAACCCCGCAACACCAAAAAATCCAACGATCAATTGATACCATTGGTTATGCCATTTTTATTCCCGTCTTTTTCACTAATATTGGATTGGCAATTACTTTTGCAAGTTTTAAGCAGGACTTAGTTTTTATTAGTGTGCTAACTATTTTAGCAATTATTTCTAAATTTTGGGCGGGAAAATATAGCAGCAAGTTATTCGGCTTTAGCAAAAATGAAGGCAATATTGTAGGTGCAGGAATGATCTCTCGAGGCGAAGTAGCTTTGATTGTAGCCCAACTTGGTCAGAGTATTCATTTAATATCGCAAGATATATATTCCAGTATAATTGTTGTCATCATTATCACAACAATTTTATCGCCATTTATTTTGAATTACTTTATCCAAAATAACCAATAA